CATTGGCGACGCGCAGATCGACGTTCGCGATCTTCGTCGTCTTGTCGTGCGGCGCGACGACGCGGCAATTGTATTTCTGCTTGAGTTCGGCGACGCCGCCGACATGATCGCCATGATGATGGGTGATCAGGATGTCGGTGAGCTGCCAGCCCTCGCGCTCCAGCGCCGCAAGGATGGGGCCGGCCTCCGGCGCATCGATCGACGCGGTTGCCTTGGTTTCCACATCGTGGATCAGATAACCGAAATTGTCGCTTAAACAGTTGAAAGTACGAATTTCGGCGGCCATGACATCTCCATCGCGCTCAGCCCCGCCAGACAAATATGGCGTTAACGTTGCGCAGGCAATGCAATATTCCGCGCGCAGCAGTGCCCTTGTGCATGTTACATTGCCGTCATGAGCATCGATGTCGTCGATCTTCGCGAGTTCTATTCCCGCCGCCTCGGGATCGTGGCGCGGCAAATGATCAATCGCGGCATCAGGGAGCGCTGGCCGAATGCCGAGGGCCAGCGCGTGCTCGGCATCGGCTATCCGACGCCCTATCTGGGGCTGTTTCGCGAGGATGCCGAGCGCTGCATCGCCTTCATGCCGGCGGCCCAGGGCGTGCTGAAATGGCCGACGGGACGGCCGGCGCTGGCCTCGCTGGTGGATGAATTCACGCTGCCGCTTCCCGACGCCGCCGTCGACCGCATCCTGCTGGTCCACGCGCTCGAGATGTCGGACGATCCGGCTGCGCTGCTGCGCGAGGTGTGGCGGGTGCTGTCGCCCTCGGGGCGCGTCATCGCGGTGATCCCGAACCGGCGCGGGGTGTGGACCCGCACCGACAACACGCCGTTCGGCCACGGCCGCCCCTATTCGCGCTCGCAGATCACCGAGCTGCTGCGTCAGACCTGGTTCACGCCGACCGCCTGGGGCGAGGCACTGTTCATGCCGCCCTATGCCGGCGGCTGGGTGCTGAAATCGGCGCAGATGTGGGAGCGTGCCGGCGCGGCGCTGTCGCTGCCCTTTGCCGGCGTGCACATCGTCGAGGCCACCAAGCAGGTCTACCGCGCGATCCCCGCCAAGCGCGAACGCGCGCACCTCATTCCCGCACTGACCAAGCCGGTGCTGGTGCCGTCCTCGACCACGGTCACGCGCAGTTAAAAAATCGTCCCGGCGGGGCCGGGACGATTCTCATTCAGACTTTCGGAAAAGGCTTACTCGCCGGGCGCGAGATCGTCGCTCGAACCGGCGGGCGCTGCCTCGCGCTCGGGGCGCGGGCCATGCGGCCGGCGCCGGCGGCGCGGATAGCGTTCGCCACCACCGCCCTCGAAGCCGCCGCCCTGACCACCGTTCGCGCCGACATTCGCTTGCGGCTGTGCGCCGGTGATGAAGGAGGGCAGGCGGTCGACGCTGCCGGCATCGGCGATGACGGGCTGCGGCTGGTTCGCAGGCTGCGGCTGCGGCTGATATTGCGGCTGCGGACGATGGTCGCGTTCGCGGTGCTCGCGCGGCTGCTGGTTGTCGCGCTGATAGGGCTGCTGGTTGTCGCGGCTCTGGTGATCACGCTGGTGATGATCGCGCTGGCCCTCGCGCGCGTAAGGCTGCTGCGGCGGCTGCGGGACGAAACCCGGCTCCTGGCCGAAATTCGAGAAATTCTCGCCGTCGTCCTCGCCATCGTCGCTCGTGCTGACCGGCTCGTCGCCGCGCGGCTGCTGCTGGTTCTGGCGGAACTGTTCCTGGGCCGCCGCGATCAGGCGGAAATAGTGCTCGGCATGCTGGTAGTAGTTCTCGGCGGCAACGGGGTCGCCGGAGGATCGCGCGTCCCGCGCCAGCTGGAGATACTTTTCAGCAATATGCGAGGCCGTGCCGCGGATCTTGATGTCGGGTCCGTTGGACTCGTAGACCCGGGTCATCGGGTTCTGGCCGCGCCGGTTGTTGTTGTTATTGTTGTTGCGGTTGCGCATCCGCTGCTTGTTCTGACCGTTTCTCATGTCCTGCCTTTAATTCCAGCCCTAAAGGTTGCACGCATTACTGATTGCTAGGAGTGACCTGCTGACAGCGGTTCACATGTCTCGCGCGCACCGCGCGCAAGAGCGGATCGAACCCTGCCGATGTTCGTCGACCGTCGCGTTCAACAAAGACGCGTTCCCCACTCGCCAGCATCCATCGCCAGCGAACCCATTCATATCGCCTGCCGAAACAAGCCCAGCTTTGTTGCGTAAGTCTTCAAGCGCAATATCTGGCTTTCGTTCACGTTGCGGTCGGAGAGCAGCGCAGCTCCACTGGCCATCGCGCTCAACAGGACCTGCGGCTTGGAACCTATAATCAGTAACGCTCTCGCCCGAGAGCCCCGGCTTTCGCCCGTAGGTCTACGGGGCCGGCACCGATGTGTTGAGCGGAACGTAGTCGTTCCCAAGGGATATTCCAAGAGGTTTTTGCAGGCCAATCCGGCTTTTATGGAGGCATTTTTCGGGCCGATACGGCTCGTAGAATGCCTCCAAGGTCGGCCTTGAGTGGCCTGTCCACCGATAACGCCGCGCCCCCCATCAAGGTTTCAATATTCCGGGCCTGGCCCTGGCCGGCCTCGACGATCAGCGCCCCGCCTGCGGCGAGACGCTCGGCCGCCTGCGGGATCAGGATGCGGTAGGCGTCATAGCCGTCATTGCCGCCGTCGAGCGCCAGATGCGGATCGTGCTCGCGCACCTCGATGCTCAATTTCGGAATTTCAGCCGAGGGAATATAGGGCGGGTTCGACACGATGAGGTCGAACGGGCCTTGAAGCGCCGCCGCGTAGGAGCAGGCGACGAAAGCGGCGCGGCCGGACAGGCCGAGCGCGGCCGCATTATCTCGCGCGGTGCTGAGCGCGGTGAGGCTGACATCGGTGCCGACGCCGAACGCCTCGGGTATCTCGTGCAGCAGAGCGAGCAGGATGGCGCCGGATCCGGTGCCGATATCGGCGATACGCGGGCGCCGCCCAGAGATCCTGAATTCGCGAAAAATCTCGAGCGCCAGTTCGACGACCGTTTCGGTGTCCGGCCGCGGCACCAGCGTTGCCTCGGACAGGCGGAACGGCAGGCCCCAGAATTCCCGCGCCCCCAAAATGCGGGCGACCGGCTCATGCGCGAGCCTGCGCTGCGCATAGCCTTCGAGCCGCGCAGCCTCTTCAGGCGTCAGTCGTCGCGCCGCCTGCGTCACCATGGCGGTGAGATCGAGCTCCACTGCGGCGCCGACGAGCAGGCGTGCATCCAGGCCCGGCTCCTCGATGCCGGCCGCTTGCAGCCGTGCGGCAAGCGCGCGCCGCGCGCTCTCGATGCTGTGTCCGGAATCTGTCGCCAATGGAACCATCCTGCCTTGGCATCGTGGATAGATCGGCGGACTTGCTTGCGTCAACGGAAAGGAGCGCGTTGGATCGCGCCGCGTGGCGAGGGAGGCATCCATGACGGCCTATGACGATCAGAACGTCTTCGCGAAGATCCTGCGCGGCGAAATTCCCTGCTTCGAGGTGTTCAGGGACGACCGCAGCCTCGCCTTCCTCGACATCATGCCGCGCTCACCGGGGCACACGCTGGTGATCCCGAGGGCGCCGGCGCGCGGCATCCTCGACATCGCCGATGACGATCTCGCCGCGGTCGCCCGCACCGCCAAGCGGATCGCAATCGCGGCGATGAAGGCTTTCGACGCCGAAGGGATCATCCTCCAGCAGTTCAGCGAGCCCGCCTCCGGGCAAGTGGTGCTTCATCTGCACATGCATGTCATGCCGGTCAGGGCCGGAATCGAGCTGCTGCCGGCGCACACGCGCAAGGAAGACATGGCCGTGCTCGCCGAGCATGCCAAGCGGATGATCGCGGCGCTTGGTGGCTGATTTTGCGTCTGACCTGATCAGCTTCGCTGCACCAATTTCTTGCCAGCGAGCTTTCCTCGATCTTCATCATCGTTTGTTCAGCGGGCGCGGTCGAAGGGGGGAGCCAATCGGACATTCGAGCGCGGCACGATCCCAGCCTCCGGTATCAGCCGCCGCCCGATAGGTGCTCTGCAGAAACGCCATGAGCGTCTCCTCAGGCTCGCTGGATTTTCGCACGAGGTCGTAGGGCAGGAGATATTCGCCGAGCTTCTGATCGAAGTATGCGCCTTCCGGCATGACCTGTCCGTCGGCGAAGCCGTTCGGGGTGGGATAGGCATAGGAGTAGAAGGCCGCGAAATCCGCACCGCCTCCGCCCGGCCAGAAGCCGGCGGAGGAGACCTCATCGCTATAGGCCTCGCGGGTCACGACATCAGGCAAACCCGGAACGCCGCCCGGATGCAGTGGGGCGGGACGACCGGAGAAGCGCGTCACCGCCAAATCGAAGCTGCCCCAGAAGAGATGGACCGGACTGACTTTCCCGGTGAACCCCGTCCGAAATCGATGAAAGACTCCGTTGATCGCGACGAGGGCGCGAAAGAACCGCGTCACGGCGTCTGCGTCGTAGGGCCTGATTTGGAGGTCTTCCCGGAACGGGATCGGATCCGGGACCTCGCTGGGCCGACCGTCGAATTCCGGTATTCCGCCGAGACGTCCGACCACTTCGCAGAATCGGGTGTGGAATTCGGCGACGGACATTCGCCCGAGCGGCATTTCGGCTCTGCAGCCGTCGGCCGCCTCTGCGATCAGGACATGACGGACGAGATCGAAGATAATCTCGATGCCGGATCCGTCCGGAACCAGCGAAGTCGTCAGCCCGCGCGCATTCACGTAGAAAGTCGCGTGCCAGGAATGGTTGACCCACGGCGCTCTCGCGAGCCGATACTTGCCGACAACCTGGCAATACAAATGAAGCGCGGAACAGCTTTCGCGCCATGCCTCGAAGGGGATCTCCGGCCAGATCGTGCTCACGGTGTTTTCTCCCGGCTTGGCAAGACCTTACCTCCAGGGGCGACTTGGTGTCCGCTTTGGGCACAAGTCGACATTCCGGGGTGGGGCCGCGCGTCCGCTCGCCCCTCGAAAGCAGACCTCCCGAGTTTATGGGTAGACGCCCTAGACGCCAAGATAGCGTTGCAGCAGTTCCGGCTGGGCCTTGAGTTCCTGCGCCGGACCTTCGTGCACGATGTGGCGTTGTTGATGACGTAGATCCGCGTCGCCAGCGTCAGCGTCGCCGTCAGATTCTGCTCGACCAGCTCGACGGTCTGGCCGGCGGCCGCGAGCTCGCGGCAGGCCTTCACGAGATCGTGGACGATCACGGGCGCGAGTCCCTCGAACGGCTGGTCCAGCAGCACGATCTTGGGATCGCGAACCAGCGCCCGCGCGATCGCGCGCATCTGCTGCTCGCTGCCGGAGAGGTCGGTGCCGCGGTTGTTGCGCCGCTCCTTCAGCCGCGGAAACATCTCGTAGATGCGCCCGAGCGGCCAGCGCTTCGGCGCAGTGATGCCCGCGAGGACGATGTTCTCCTCCACCGACAGGCTGCCGAAGATGCGGCGTTCCTCGTGCACGAGCTGCATGCCCGCCTGGGCGATCTTGTGGCTCCGGCGGCCGGCGACGTCGATGCCGTCGAACCTGATGCAGCCGCTGCGCGGCGTCACCACGCCCATCAGGCTCTTCAGCGTCGTGCTCTTGCCGGCACGGTTGCGGCCGAGCAGGGCCACCACCTCGTGACGCTCGACATGCATGGCAACGTCGAACAGGATGTGGGAATCGCCAGCGCCGATATTTGTGCATCCCCGGCGCCCGCCGGGTTGCATTGCCGGGCGGCGAGGCGCGGAGGCGGCACGGCATGGTTCAGGCGAAGAAGGCGCAACGCTCCACGGCGGCGATGCCTGCACGGTCTTCAAGCCGCCGGACCATGCGCGACGCCGACTACGCGGCACTGGCGCAATTCCGCTATCAGCTCCGAATCTTCCTGGCCTTCAGCGAAGCCGCGGCTCAGAACGCCGGATTGACGGCGCAGCAGCACCAGGCGCTGCTCGCGATCAAGGGATTGGCCGATGCCGACGGTGCCAGCGTCGGCGATATCGCGCGCTTCCTCCTGATCCGGCACCACACGGCGGTGGAGCTGGTGGATCGGATGGCGAAGCTGAAGCTGATCGCCCGGCAAGCCGATCCCGAGGACGCGCGTCGCGTCCTGGTCAAGCTGACGGCCAAGGGCGAGCAGAAGCTGCGATCGCTCTCGCGCATTCACCTGGACGAGCTGAGTGTCGCCGCGCCCGCTTTGGACAAGATTCTGCGATCGTTCGGAGCCAAAGCGCGCTGAGGCGCGAGCTTCAAGCCGCAGCGCCTTGCGCGGCGAGCTGCGCGGCCTGATGCTCGGTGGTCAGCGCGTCGATCAATTCGCCTAGCGCTTCGCCCGCGATCACCTGCGGCAGCTTGTAGAGCGTCAGGTTGATGCGGTGGTCGGTGACGCGGCCTTGCGGGAAATTGTAGGTGCGGATGCGCTCGGAGCGAT
This is a stretch of genomic DNA from Bradyrhizobium sp. CB2312. It encodes these proteins:
- a CDS encoding DUF4167 domain-containing protein — translated: MRNGQNKQRMRNRNNNNNNNRRGQNPMTRVYESNGPDIKIRGTASHIAEKYLQLARDARSSGDPVAAENYYQHAEHYFRLIAAAQEQFRQNQQQPRGDEPVSTSDDGEDDGENFSNFGQEPGFVPQPPQQPYAREGQRDHHQRDHQSRDNQQPYQRDNQQPREHRERDHRPQPQYQPQPQPANQPQPVIADAGSVDRLPSFITGAQPQANVGANGGQGGGFEGGGGERYPRRRRRPHGPRPEREAAPAGSSDDLAPGE
- a CDS encoding MarR family transcriptional regulator translates to MVQAKKAQRSTAAMPARSSSRRTMRDADYAALAQFRYQLRIFLAFSEAAAQNAGLTAQQHQALLAIKGLADADGASVGDIARFLLIRHHTAVELVDRMAKLKLIARQADPEDARRVLVKLTAKGEQKLRSLSRIHLDELSVAAPALDKILRSFGAKAR
- a CDS encoding DUF5996 family protein; this encodes MSTIWPEIPFEAWRESCSALHLYCQVVGKYRLARAPWVNHSWHATFYVNARGLTTSLVPDGSGIEIIFDLVRHVLIAEAADGCRAEMPLGRMSVAEFHTRFCEVVGRLGGIPEFDGRPSEVPDPIPFREDLQIRPYDADAVTRFFRALVAINGVFHRFRTGFTGKVSPVHLFWGSFDLAVTRFSGRPAPLHPGGVPGLPDVVTREAYSDEVSSAGFWPGGGGADFAAFYSYAYPTPNGFADGQVMPEGAYFDQKLGEYLLPYDLVRKSSEPEETLMAFLQSTYRAAADTGGWDRAALECPIGSPLRPRPLNKR
- a CDS encoding methyltransferase domain-containing protein codes for the protein MSIDVVDLREFYSRRLGIVARQMINRGIRERWPNAEGQRVLGIGYPTPYLGLFREDAERCIAFMPAAQGVLKWPTGRPALASLVDEFTLPLPDAAVDRILLVHALEMSDDPAALLREVWRVLSPSGRVIAVIPNRRGVWTRTDNTPFGHGRPYSRSQITELLRQTWFTPTAWGEALFMPPYAGGWVLKSAQMWERAGAALSLPFAGVHIVEATKQVYRAIPAKRERAHLIPALTKPVLVPSSTTVTRS
- a CDS encoding HIT family protein; translation: MTAYDDQNVFAKILRGEIPCFEVFRDDRSLAFLDIMPRSPGHTLVIPRAPARGILDIADDDLAAVARTAKRIAIAAMKAFDAEGIILQQFSEPASGQVVLHLHMHVMPVRAGIELLPAHTRKEDMAVLAEHAKRMIAALGG
- the prmC gene encoding peptide chain release factor N(5)-glutamine methyltransferase, with the translated sequence MVPLATDSGHSIESARRALAARLQAAGIEEPGLDARLLVGAAVELDLTAMVTQAARRLTPEEAARLEGYAQRRLAHEPVARILGAREFWGLPFRLSEATLVPRPDTETVVELALEIFREFRISGRRPRIADIGTGSGAILLALLHEIPEAFGVGTDVSLTALSTARDNAAALGLSGRAAFVACSYAAALQGPFDLIVSNPPYIPSAEIPKLSIEVREHDPHLALDGGNDGYDAYRILIPQAAERLAAGGALIVEAGQGQARNIETLMGGAALSVDRPLKADLGGILRAVSARKMPP